Proteins from one Desulfobacterales bacterium genomic window:
- a CDS encoding nitroreductase family protein, with product MKDVIEVIRERRSIRKYDSREVPEDIVINLLETLRWTPSWANTQCWEVIWVKDKELREKLVDASYKGNPANKAIVEAPVLLALCAKLNTSGFYKGEVTTKFGDWFMFDLGLATQTLCLSAQSHGLGTVIIGLFDHNKVKDILFVPEGYEIVSLIPIGYPAHNPSSPRRKDIGEFLHYNTF from the coding sequence ATGAAAGATGTCATAGAGGTGATAAGGGAGAGGAGAAGCATTCGAAAGTACGACAGCCGCGAGGTCCCTGAGGATATTGTCATCAATCTTCTGGAAACCCTCAGATGGACGCCATCCTGGGCGAATACGCAATGCTGGGAGGTTATCTGGGTAAAGGATAAGGAATTAAGGGAAAAACTGGTAGATGCGAGTTATAAAGGAAACCCTGCCAATAAGGCGATCGTTGAGGCCCCGGTACTTCTGGCATTATGCGCGAAGCTCAACACATCAGGGTTTTATAAAGGGGAGGTGACGACCAAGTTTGGGGACTGGTTTATGTTTGATCTGGGTCTGGCCACCCAAACGCTCTGTCTATCTGCCCAAAGCCACGGACTGGGAACCGTTATTATCGGTTTGTTTGATCATAACAAAGTCAAGGATATACTGTTTGTTCCGGAGGGCTATGAAATCGTCTCCCTGATACCCATCGGATATCCGGCGCATAACCCTTCGTCGCCGAGAAGAAAAGATATCGGTGAGTTTTTACATTATAATACATTTTAG
- a CDS encoding NUDIX hydrolase has translation MKKAISIKSTESPSKQHTIYPTRPQVAVGAVVFKDDGVLLVRRGRAPAKGLWAIPGGSMELGETLQAAAEREIFEETGIKIRAGEPVFTFDVIEKDNDGLIRFHYVIVDMIADFIGGALSPGDDAVEARWVSAHALIRLDVSPRTRQLLKERFGFGG, from the coding sequence ATGAAGAAAGCAATTTCTATAAAGAGCACGGAATCACCATCAAAACAGCATACGATTTATCCCACCCGCCCCCAGGTGGCTGTAGGGGCGGTTGTCTTTAAGGATGATGGGGTTTTGCTGGTTCGGCGGGGCCGGGCGCCGGCCAAGGGCTTGTGGGCGATCCCCGGCGGGAGCATGGAACTCGGTGAGACCCTGCAGGCGGCCGCCGAACGAGAAATTTTCGAGGAAACCGGTATCAAGATCCGGGCAGGGGAACCTGTTTTTACATTTGATGTCATTGAAAAGGACAACGACGGCCTCATCCGTTTTCATTATGTTATTGTGGACATGATAGCCGACTTTATCGGCGGCGCATTAAGCCCCGGCGACGATGCCGTTGAAGCACGCTGGGTTTCGGCACACGCGTTAATCCGGCTGGATGTCAGCCCCAGGACCCGTCAACTCTTAAAAGAGCGTTTCGGGTTCGGCGGTTGA
- a CDS encoding 4Fe-4S dicluster domain-containing protein — MKWTVDAEAAIKKVPFFVRKRVRARVENEAVAAGKQIVSLAQVKATQARFLSKMDSEIKGYQLEGCFGPGGCPNRANPGEQLLERLEALLQKENLLEFLREQVKGDLKFHHEFRITLADCPNSCSQPQIKDIGIIGASSPHLSQEPCTRCNACVAVCKEDAIQIDEDEGRPEIDFDKCLYCGQCIAICPTATITTDRKGYRVQLGGKLGRHPRLARELPGIFSEDDVVAIVEDCIDFYKRNSRNGKRFAEILTPAAFESRRNRYGRRTVDG; from the coding sequence ATGAAATGGACCGTTGATGCTGAGGCCGCCATAAAGAAAGTTCCTTTTTTTGTTCGAAAGCGGGTGCGGGCACGGGTTGAAAATGAAGCTGTTGCGGCAGGGAAACAGATTGTGTCGCTGGCACAAGTAAAAGCAACACAGGCGCGCTTTCTATCGAAAATGGATTCTGAAATCAAGGGGTACCAGCTGGAAGGCTGTTTCGGTCCCGGCGGGTGTCCGAACCGCGCCAATCCAGGAGAGCAATTGCTTGAAAGGCTTGAAGCACTTTTACAAAAAGAAAATCTTTTAGAGTTCCTCAGGGAACAGGTAAAGGGCGATCTTAAATTTCATCATGAATTCAGAATCACACTGGCGGACTGTCCCAATAGCTGCTCCCAGCCCCAGATCAAGGACATCGGCATTATCGGGGCATCTTCTCCACATCTTTCGCAAGAACCCTGCACCCGATGCAATGCCTGCGTGGCGGTGTGCAAGGAAGACGCCATTCAAATAGACGAAGATGAGGGACGACCAGAAATTGATTTTGATAAATGCCTTTACTGCGGTCAATGCATCGCAATCTGTCCAACCGCTACTATTACAACGGACCGTAAGGGATACCGTGTGCAGCTGGGCGGAAAACTCGGCCGGCACCCCCGGCTGGCCAGAGAACTGCCGGGCATTTTCAGCGAAGATGACGTGGTTGCCATCGTCGAGGACTGCATCGATTTTTATAAACGAAACAGCCGAAATGGAAAACGATTTGCGGAAATTCTCACACCGGCAGCGTTTGAGAGCCGACGGAACCGTTACGGCCGAAGGACGGTGGATGGATAG
- a CDS encoding ferredoxin: MKKPIVELSDCILCEVCAAVSPAVFKLNDAGFIEVTELAVYPEDEVDEAIKNCPADCIFWDNS, encoded by the coding sequence ATGAAAAAGCCTATCGTTGAGCTGAGTGACTGTATTCTTTGCGAAGTCTGTGCGGCGGTGTCTCCTGCCGTTTTTAAGCTTAACGATGCCGGCTTTATTGAGGTAACAGAATTAGCGGTATATCCGGAAGATGAAGTCGACGAGGCGATAAAAAACTGTCCGGCAGATTGTATTTTCTGGGATAACTCTTGA
- a CDS encoding flavodoxin domain-containing protein, producing MRPVEIAKGIYDVGVIDWNIRDFHGYSTYRGTSYNAYLILDEKITLIDTVKKEFADELIENISSIVDPSSIDYVISNHTEPDHSGGLARIMHRIGENKPLYCSKMGAKNLALHFPQKWNFKAVESGEELSLGQRKLTFLETRMLHWPDSMFTYLQNDKILFSSDAFGQHYAGQEKFDDVIGDAIMPHAKKYFANILLPYSSLILKLVEQVTALGLEFNMICPDHGVIWRQDPGKIIQAYVEWSKQAPEKKAVVIYDTMWHSTEKMATAITAGLIDSGVTVKPMHLRKWHRSDIMTEVMDARAVIIGSPTLNNGLYPTVSDFLTYMKGLKPKNKIGTAFGSYGWSGEAAKLILKEIEAMKMEIVAPELRQQYVLDTAGTEACFRLGTKIGRTILG from the coding sequence ATGAGACCGGTTGAAATAGCAAAAGGAATTTACGATGTCGGCGTTATTGATTGGAATATTAGAGATTTTCATGGATATTCCACCTATAGGGGCACCAGCTATAATGCCTATCTTATTTTAGACGAAAAGATTACGCTGATTGATACCGTTAAAAAGGAATTTGCCGATGAACTCATTGAAAATATTTCCAGTATTGTGGATCCAAGTTCCATTGACTATGTTATCAGCAATCATACCGAGCCGGACCATTCCGGCGGACTCGCCCGGATCATGCATCGGATCGGAGAAAATAAACCACTGTACTGTTCCAAGATGGGAGCAAAGAACCTTGCCTTGCACTTCCCTCAAAAATGGAATTTTAAGGCTGTTGAGAGCGGCGAGGAGTTGAGCCTCGGGCAAAGAAAACTGACATTTCTGGAGACCCGTATGCTTCATTGGCCGGACAGTATGTTTACCTATCTGCAGAACGATAAAATACTTTTCTCAAGCGATGCCTTCGGGCAACATTATGCCGGCCAGGAAAAGTTTGACGATGTCATCGGTGATGCTATCATGCCCCACGCCAAAAAATATTTTGCCAACATCCTGCTGCCTTATTCCAGTCTGATTTTAAAACTGGTTGAGCAGGTTACAGCGTTGGGGCTGGAGTTTAACATGATCTGCCCGGATCACGGCGTCATCTGGCGGCAGGATCCGGGCAAAATCATTCAGGCCTATGTGGAGTGGAGCAAACAGGCGCCTGAAAAAAAAGCAGTGGTTATTTACGATACCATGTGGCACAGCACCGAAAAGATGGCCACCGCAATTACGGCCGGGCTTATTGACAGCGGGGTTACCGTTAAACCCATGCACCTGAGAAAGTGGCACCGCAGTGATATCATGACCGAAGTTATGGATGCCAGGGCCGTTATTATCGGCTCGCCGACCCTGAACAACGGCCTGTACCCCACGGTCAGCGATTTTCTGACCTACATGAAAGGACTCAAACCCAAAAATAAAATCGGAACGGCTTTCGGTTCGTATGGTTGGAGCGGCGAAGCCGCCAAACTGATCCTCAAAGAAATCGAAGCCATGAAGATGGAGATTGTTGCGCCGGAGTTAAGACAGCAATACGTGCTGGATACGGCGGGAACGGAGGCCTGCTTTAGACTGGGGACTAAAATCGGCCGGACGATTTTAGGATAG
- a CDS encoding rubredoxin — translation MDKYVCTVCGYVYDPAQGDPDNGAAPGTKFEDLPADWECPVCGASKDDFEKES, via the coding sequence ATGGATAAGTATGTATGCACAGTATGCGGTTATGTTTATGATCCCGCCCAGGGAGACCCGGACAACGGCGCTGCCCCCGGAACAAAGTTTGAAGATCTTCCCGCTGACTGGGAGTGTCCGGTCTGCGGTGCTTCAAAGGACGATTTCGAGAAGGAATCTTAA
- a CDS encoding NAD(P)H-dependent oxidoreductase, producing MLMLGLQGSPRLKGNTNYLLSAFMEEARKFGVQTHVIQVCKKNIEPCKEYIVCEKKGFCPIDDDMKHEIYSLLREAEFVIAATPVFFYNTTAQLKALIDRSQTLWARRYKLKLVDPGSKTRRGVLLSVGATKGKNLFEGLHLTAKYFFDAINASYEGGLTYRQIEQPGDMEKHPGVDADIKNTVASLVKPLLGRPRVLVLGRENACRSQMASAFLQYQAGDKIEVLCAGTEPGEKIHPVMEKVMQEKGIDMAFRRPKGIQEVSTAEPPALIIDLDEKTGSDIYPGVERQVWHIPSALESSVEAMAEIRDKIEKKVGDIIQKF from the coding sequence ATGTTGATGCTCGGATTACAAGGGAGCCCCCGTTTGAAGGGGAACACCAATTATCTTCTTTCAGCGTTTATGGAAGAAGCCCGGAAATTTGGCGTGCAGACGCATGTTATCCAGGTGTGCAAGAAAAATATCGAACCCTGCAAGGAGTATATCGTCTGCGAAAAAAAAGGGTTTTGTCCGATAGATGACGATATGAAGCATGAAATTTATTCGCTTCTGCGCGAGGCTGAATTTGTCATTGCAGCCACTCCGGTATTTTTTTACAACACAACCGCCCAATTGAAAGCACTCATCGATCGGAGTCAAACTTTATGGGCCAGGAGATACAAGTTGAAACTGGTGGATCCCGGCAGCAAGACCCGGCGGGGGGTATTGCTTTCCGTGGGGGCGACCAAGGGGAAAAATCTTTTTGAAGGGCTGCACCTGACGGCAAAGTATTTTTTTGACGCCATTAACGCCAGCTATGAAGGGGGTCTGACTTACCGGCAGATCGAGCAGCCGGGGGATATGGAAAAGCATCCAGGCGTTGATGCCGACATTAAAAATACGGTCGCCAGTCTCGTAAAGCCGCTATTGGGAAGGCCCCGGGTTCTTGTTTTAGGACGTGAGAATGCCTGCCGAAGTCAAATGGCGTCTGCGTTTCTCCAGTATCAAGCCGGCGATAAAATAGAGGTCCTGTGCGCCGGGACAGAACCGGGCGAAAAAATCCATCCGGTCATGGAAAAGGTAATGCAGGAAAAAGGGATCGATATGGCGTTTCGCCGCCCGAAAGGGATTCAGGAAGTATCAACCGCTGAACCGCCGGCATTAATTATTGATTTGGATGAAAAAACAGGTTCCGATATTTACCCCGGGGTGGAAAGACAGGTGTGGCATATTCCTTCCGCTTTAGAATCGTCAGTTGAGGCGATGGCTGAAATCAGAGATAAAATTGAGAAAAAAGTGGGAGATATCATTCAAAAATTTTGA